The Gillisia sp. Hel_I_86 genome has a segment encoding these proteins:
- a CDS encoding hemerythrin domain-containing protein — translation MDNKKPIKRHEALKPLSRQHHFGLLFSWKIRKGFAENISVDRLKIYADWFFLQEIKPHFKLEEDYIFPILGAEHPLIERALKEHRHIERLFRDREDPQNSLSLLEEELEAHIRFEERVLFTEIQEMATKEELTKIDEIHFDAGSKEEYADPFWEQN, via the coding sequence ATGGATAATAAAAAACCAATAAAACGCCACGAAGCATTAAAGCCACTTAGCCGCCAACATCATTTTGGCTTGCTGTTTTCGTGGAAAATTCGAAAAGGATTTGCAGAAAATATTTCTGTTGATAGGTTAAAAATTTATGCAGACTGGTTTTTTCTACAAGAAATCAAACCTCATTTTAAGTTGGAAGAAGATTATATTTTTCCAATTTTAGGTGCCGAGCATCCTTTAATAGAACGTGCTTTAAAAGAACACCGGCATATTGAACGCCTTTTCCGCGATCGCGAAGATCCCCAAAATTCCCTAAGTCTTTTAGAAGAAGAACTGGAGGCACACATCCGCTTTGAAGAAAGGGTTTTGTTCACTGAAATTCAAGAGATGGCCACTAAAGAAGAACTCACAAAAATTGATGAAATCCATTTTGATGCAGGTTCAAAAGAAGAATATGCAGATCCCTTCTGGGAGCAAAATTAG